In Oreochromis niloticus isolate F11D_XX linkage group LG5, O_niloticus_UMD_NMBU, whole genome shotgun sequence, a single window of DNA contains:
- the rbck1 gene encoding ranBP-type and C3HC4-type zinc finger-containing protein 1 isoform X2: MTIAQLKDKISQDFGFHPLLQRWVIGKRLAQDQETLYSHGIRNSGDQAFLFIKSAHAAHLTRHQHNLDQEQQRIDGIMESMQSLQLFPRGLEGGGGEKIVPPPLPPRDRTATVPKPPVAPKPQLGWACSMCTYVNKPTRPGCEMCGGERPAEYTVPDIYQPDEEETKRIQQETLATMQYEQAQREEREKNYLHLLATEEQNLIPNANEADCPICFSNLQPGEGIVLRECLHTFCRECLKGTIVNSQDAEVSCPDNCDSKLLDREIKELLTEEEHQRFLELRLSIAESRSEHSFHCQTPNCRGWCIYEDEVNEFHCELCDETNCILCRAIHKDMNCKDYQDDLRVRAENDEAAQKTKQMLESLLQNGEAMKCPRCDIIVQKKDGCDWICCLMCKTEICWVTKQARWGPNGNGDITGGCRCRVNNQPCHPNCQNCH; this comes from the exons GGCATTCGAAATAGTGGAGACCAGGCTTTCCTGTTTATCAAGTCTGCCCATGCTGCTCATCTAACACGGCATCAGCACAACCTGGACCAGGAGCAACAACGTATAGATG GTATCATGGAGTCGATGCAATCACTGCAGCTGTTTCCCAGAGGTCTGGAAGGAGGTGGTGGTGAGAAGATagttcctcctcctcttcctcctagAGACCGAACTGCTACTGTACCCAAGCCTCCTGTGGCTCCTAAACCTCAG TTGGGATGGGCCTGTTCAATGTGTACATATGTGAACAAGCCAACACGTCCTGGCTGTGAGATGTGCGGAGGGGAACGGCCAGCAGAATACACTGTGCCTGACATCTACCAGCCAGATGAGGAGGAGACTAAGAGGATTCAGCAGGAAACACTTGCCACGATGCAGTACGAACAG GCTCAGCGGGAGGAACGAGAAAAGAACTATTTGCACTTGTTGGCAACAGAAGAACAGAATCTTATTCCAAATGCCAACGAGGCAGATTGTCCAATTTGCTTCAGTAATCTGCAGCCAGGAGAGGGCATCGTGCTCAGAGAGTGTCTCCATACCTTCTGCAG GGAGTGTCTAAAAGGGACGATAGTAAACAGTCAAGATGCTGAGGTGTCCTGTCCTGACAACTGTGACAGCAAATTACTGGACCGAGAGATCAAAGAG CTGCTCACAGAAGAGGAACACCAGCGGTTTCTGGAGTTGCGTCTGAGCATTGCAGAGAGCCGCTCAGAGCACAGCTTCCACTGTCAGACTCCCAACTGTCGCGGGTGGTGCATCTATGAGGATGAAGTCAATGAATTTCACTGTGAACTCTGTGATGAAACCAACTGCATTCTCTGCAGG GCCATCCACAAAGACATGAATTGCAAGGACTACCAGGATGACCTGCGTGTACGAGCAGAGAATGATGAAGCAGctcagaaaactaaacagatgCTGGAG AGCCTGCTGCAGAATGGGGAAGCCATGAAATGTCCACGGTGTGACATCATCGTCCAGAAAAAAGATGGATGTGACTGGATCTGCTGCTTGATGTGCAAAACAGAAATCTGTTGGGTCACTAAACAAGCTCGCTGGGGCCCAAAt ggcAATGGTGACATAACTGGTGGATGTAGATGTCGAGTCAATAATCAGCCCTGTCATCCTAACTGCCAAAACTGTCACTGA